Proteins co-encoded in one Phycodurus eques isolate BA_2022a chromosome 21, UOR_Pequ_1.1, whole genome shotgun sequence genomic window:
- the LOC133396781 gene encoding cytochrome b5 isoform X1 encodes MAEEELHESPETTNKYFTLDDISKRNSFTSTWIVIRHKVYDVTKFLEEHPGGEEVLREHAGGDATECFEDVGHSADARRVVAQMLIGELHPDDREKVAEPSESLVKTLEEEPSRWPNWLVPAAAAAVVTLMYRMYAADSEL; translated from the exons ATGGCGGAAGAAGAGCTGCACGAAAGCCCGGAAACCACAAACAAATACTTCACGCTGGACGACATCAGCAAGCGGAACTCCTTCACGTCCACTTGGATCGTCATCCGCCACAAAGTCTATGACGTCACCAAGTTCCTGGAGGAG CACCCGGGCGGCGAGGAGGTCCTGAGGGAGCACGCGGGCGGCGACGCCACCGAGTGCTTCGAGGACGTGGGCCACTCCGCCGACGCCCGCCGCGTGGTCGCGCAGATGCTCATCGGAGAGCTGCACCCG gaCGACAGAGAGAAAGTGGCCGAGCCTTCG GAAAGTTTGGTGAAAACTTTGGAGGAGGAGCCGAG CCGGTGGCCCAACTGGTTGGTGCCGGCCGCGGCGGCCGCCGTCGTCACGCTGATGTATCGCATGTATGCGGCCGACAGCGAGCTGTGA
- the LOC133396781 gene encoding cytochrome b5 isoform X2 — protein MSSRRLADESSARGALAKGTPKDVRRPRPTTSAGEAASREHPGGEEVLREHAGGDATECFEDVGHSADARRVVAQMLIGELHPDDREKVAEPSESLVKTLEEEPSRWPNWLVPAAAAAVVTLMYRMYAADSEL, from the exons ATGTCATCGCGTAGGCTGGCCGACGAAAGCTCGGCGCGCGGAGCTTTGGCGAAGGGCACGCCGAAGGACGTCAGGCGACCTCGCCCGACGACCTCGGCCGGCGAGGCGGCGTCACGCGAG CACCCGGGCGGCGAGGAGGTCCTGAGGGAGCACGCGGGCGGCGACGCCACCGAGTGCTTCGAGGACGTGGGCCACTCCGCCGACGCCCGCCGCGTGGTCGCGCAGATGCTCATCGGAGAGCTGCACCCG gaCGACAGAGAGAAAGTGGCCGAGCCTTCG GAAAGTTTGGTGAAAACTTTGGAGGAGGAGCCGAG CCGGTGGCCCAACTGGTTGGTGCCGGCCGCGGCGGCCGCCGTCGTCACGCTGATGTATCGCATGTATGCGGCCGACAGCGAGCTGTGA